One Candidatus Paceibacterota bacterium genomic window carries:
- the dnaX gene encoding DNA polymerase III subunit gamma/tau yields MTQALYRKYRPKKFSEVQGQEHIVKVLEASVKSGRISHAYLFSGPRGTGKTSVARILASEIGCHEYDLFEMDAASSRGIDEIRSLREGVHVMPLKGKCKVYIVDEVHMLTKEAFNALLKTLEEPPAHAIFMLATTEPEKLPDTIVSRCQHFSFKKIPEDILAESVLKVAKKEGFEMDEESAGLVALFSDGSFRDSQVMLDQLLSIADKNKDKKISGREAREILSAPSKDLIRDFVLAVLDADTDKGFSVLQKIVEKGMAVQLFLKFVLRDIRAILMLKLSPKSEELLLKILGKDEMEFLKSKKDTLSVKDLGFTLFLLLDAYDKTNRAYLPQLPLELTLAKIQLRKQGGVDAR; encoded by the coding sequence ATGACCCAAGCGCTTTATCGTAAATACAGACCGAAAAAATTCAGCGAAGTTCAAGGGCAGGAACATATCGTAAAAGTTCTTGAAGCGTCGGTAAAATCGGGACGCATTTCTCACGCCTATCTTTTCTCCGGCCCGCGCGGCACCGGCAAAACCAGTGTGGCGCGAATTCTTGCTTCGGAAATCGGATGCCACGAGTATGACCTTTTTGAAATGGACGCGGCGTCATCGCGCGGCATAGACGAAATTCGCAGCCTTCGCGAAGGCGTGCATGTTATGCCGCTGAAAGGAAAATGCAAAGTATATATAGTGGACGAAGTTCACATGCTTACAAAAGAAGCGTTTAACGCGCTTCTAAAAACACTTGAAGAACCGCCGGCTCACGCTATTTTTATGCTTGCCACGACCGAGCCCGAAAAACTTCCCGACACAATTGTTTCCCGCTGCCAGCATTTTTCGTTTAAAAAAATACCGGAAGATATTTTAGCCGAGTCCGTTTTAAAAGTCGCCAAAAAAGAAGGGTTTGAGATGGACGAGGAATCCGCAGGGCTTGTGGCGCTTTTTTCGGACGGTTCTTTCCGCGACAGCCAGGTGATGCTTGATCAGCTTTTAAGTATTGCCGATAAAAACAAAGATAAGAAAATAAGCGGCCGGGAAGCGCGGGAGATACTCTCGGCTCCTTCAAAAGACCTTATCCGCGATTTTGTTTTGGCGGTTTTGGATGCCGATACCGATAAAGGTTTTTCGGTTCTGCAAAAAATCGTTGAAAAGGGAATGGCGGTGCAGCTTTTTTTGAAATTTGTTTTAAGGGATATCCGCGCCATCTTGATGCTCAAGCTTTCTCCAAAAAGCGAAGAGCTTCTTCTGAAAATTTTGGGCAAAGATGAAATGGAATTTTTGAAATCTAAAAAAGACACTTTAAGCGTGAAAGATCTGGGCTTTACCTTATTCCTGCTTTTGGACGCTTATGACAAAACCAACCGCGCTTATTTGCCCCAGCTTCCTCTTGAATTGACTCTTGCAAAAATTCAGCTAAGGAAGCAGGGAGGGGTTGACGCTCG